Proteins co-encoded in one Acidobacteriota bacterium genomic window:
- a CDS encoding M81 family metallopeptidase, whose translation MRVALLGFLHESNTFLSAPTHYENFSRTSLTRHDAMLKRWKGAHHELGGMIDGCEETGLTIAGGMATLAIPSGTITATAYEQLADELTLALKDILPVEGVLIALHGATVSTGYPDADGEILKRVRQIVGLDIPVIATLDLHANISSDMVLYSNALICYRSNPHLDQYERGKEAALLIGRTLRGEVHPVQALAAPPLVIQISCQYTAEEPAKLLYDDVLATLKQPGILSASAAMGFYYSDVAEMGASFLAVADSDFALAQQTADRMARKAWEMRDHFYRPLPDAAAAVARAMTLTRKPVVLLDIGDNVGGGSPADSTILFHEIQQQKARNALVILYDPEAVSQCLAVGIRQSIELDVGGKTDDLHGAPVHIRGYVKTLSDGRFVETQIRHGGWGGGDQGITAVVETEEGHTIILTSERMAPMSLEQIISLGVHPERKDILIVKGVVAPRAAYELVAGEFILVGTSGVTADDPYAFSYKHRRIPLYPLEQDTTFSTAV comes from the coding sequence ATGAGGGTTGCACTTCTTGGTTTTTTACACGAATCCAATACGTTTCTTTCCGCGCCTACGCATTATGAGAATTTTTCCCGGACTTCTCTGACACGTCACGATGCAATGCTGAAGCGTTGGAAAGGTGCTCATCATGAGCTGGGGGGCATGATCGATGGTTGTGAAGAAACGGGATTGACAATTGCTGGAGGGATGGCAACCCTTGCCATCCCAAGCGGGACAATCACCGCAACGGCATATGAACAGCTTGCAGATGAATTGACTTTAGCTCTCAAAGATATCTTGCCTGTTGAAGGGGTGCTCATCGCACTTCATGGAGCAACTGTCAGCACAGGCTATCCCGATGCGGATGGTGAGATATTAAAGCGCGTCCGACAGATAGTTGGACTGGATATTCCTGTTATCGCGACACTGGACCTGCATGCCAATATTTCCAGCGACATGGTCCTCTACAGCAATGCGCTTATCTGCTACAGAAGCAATCCTCACCTGGATCAGTACGAGCGCGGTAAAGAAGCAGCGCTTCTGATAGGTCGGACACTGCGCGGAGAGGTACATCCAGTGCAGGCTTTGGCCGCCCCTCCGCTGGTAATCCAGATATCTTGCCAATACACGGCAGAAGAGCCTGCAAAACTCCTTTATGACGACGTTCTGGCCACTCTGAAGCAACCAGGTATTCTGAGCGCGAGTGCAGCAATGGGTTTTTATTACTCGGATGTTGCTGAAATGGGAGCGTCGTTCCTTGCTGTGGCGGACAGCGACTTTGCCTTGGCACAGCAGACCGCAGATCGGATGGCGCGCAAGGCGTGGGAGATGCGAGACCACTTCTATCGTCCTCTTCCCGATGCTGCTGCTGCTGTGGCGCGCGCCATGACTTTGACCAGAAAGCCCGTCGTCCTCCTGGACATTGGCGACAATGTCGGTGGAGGAAGCCCGGCAGACTCAACAATTCTTTTCCACGAGATTCAACAGCAGAAGGCCCGCAATGCGCTCGTGATCCTTTATGACCCGGAGGCAGTTAGCCAATGTCTTGCGGTTGGAATACGCCAATCGATTGAGCTAGACGTTGGAGGCAAAACCGACGACCTGCATGGGGCCCCGGTTCACATCCGTGGTTACGTCAAGACGCTTTCTGATGGAAGGTTCGTCGAGACCCAGATCCGCCATGGCGGATGGGGAGGCGGCGATCAAGGCATCACGGCGGTAGTAGAAACGGAAGAAGGACACACCATCATCCTTACAAGTGAGCGCATGGCTCCCATGAGCCTTGAGCAAATCATCAGTCTAGGGGTTCATCCGGAGCGAAAAGACATACTCATCGTAAAAGGAGTCGTAGCGCCCCGTGCCGCATATGAACTTGTCGCAGGAGAATTCATCCTCGTTGGGACATCGGGAGTGACTGCCGACGATCCGTATGCCTTCTCGTATAAGCATCGACGAATACCGCTATATCCACTCGAACAGGACACAACGTTCTCTACTGCTGTGTGA
- a CDS encoding RidA family protein: MRFIFTNPNFPFSQGVVHSGQVLETVLTGIPRGGAKPVSGGVVAEMQEIFRQLDAILAEVGLTKSSIASVRLYLQDVNHDIAPVNEVYKEYFGLHSPNRRAYGVDLQVGMLVEAAFVAEFASGAIL; encoded by the coding sequence ATGCGTTTCATTTTTACCAACCCAAATTTTCCGTTTAGCCAAGGTGTTGTTCATTCAGGTCAAGTTCTTGAAACTGTATTGACTGGAATTCCTCGCGGTGGTGCAAAACCTGTTTCAGGTGGCGTTGTTGCTGAGATGCAGGAGATATTCCGGCAGCTCGATGCGATTCTCGCAGAGGTTGGCCTCACAAAATCGTCGATAGCATCGGTTCGTCTCTACCTGCAGGATGTGAACCACGACATTGCACCCGTCAATGAGGTGTATAAGGAATATTTTGGTTTGCATTCTCCCAATCGCAGGGCATATGGGGTCGATCTCCAGGTTGGAATGCTGGTAGAAGCAGCTTTCGTTGCAGAATTTGCATCTGGAGCAATCCTATGA
- a CDS encoding glucose 1-dehydrogenase, producing the protein MLDGKVIIVTGGATGIGCGISTVLAAKGARLAIVQITLEEARQAAQSISGAVGFAADISNRSQVEAMTNCVAETFGRIDGLVNNAAVSGEAATGDFAFMPPEQVNNILDTNLKGTIWCSQAVARAMIGSATPGCIVHIASVGAFAAQECAAAYCASKAAQVSLAQCMALELAPHGIRVNAIAPGDIQTRTSDMAHPSGNARSYSRITPLGRRGTPEDVANAVAFLFSPEASFITGTTLTVDGGFLSY; encoded by the coding sequence ATGCTGGACGGCAAAGTCATCATTGTTACCGGAGGCGCTACAGGAATCGGTTGCGGGATTTCTACCGTACTGGCGGCGAAAGGCGCCCGATTGGCCATTGTCCAGATCACACTGGAAGAGGCTCGACAAGCAGCACAGTCTATTTCTGGAGCCGTCGGTTTTGCTGCCGACATTAGCAATCGCTCTCAAGTAGAGGCTATGACTAATTGCGTAGCCGAGACCTTCGGACGTATCGACGGGCTTGTGAATAATGCAGCCGTGAGCGGTGAGGCGGCTACTGGCGATTTTGCCTTCATGCCTCCCGAACAGGTGAACAATATCCTTGACACAAACTTGAAGGGGACAATCTGGTGTTCCCAAGCGGTTGCCCGCGCCATGATTGGCAGCGCAACTCCAGGATGTATTGTTCACATCGCCAGCGTTGGTGCCTTTGCCGCCCAGGAATGTGCCGCGGCATATTGTGCGAGCAAAGCGGCGCAGGTATCGCTCGCACAATGCATGGCCCTCGAATTAGCCCCTCACGGGATTCGTGTGAATGCGATCGCTCCAGGAGATATTCAAACCCGCACTAGCGACATGGCCCATCCTTCGGGAAACGCGAGAAGCTACAGCCGGATTACTCCACTGGGCCGACGAGGAACTCCCGAAGATGTTGCAAATGCAGTGGCGTTCCTATTCAGTCCTGAGGCCTCGTTTATCACGGGCACAACGCTAACGGTCGACGGCGGATTTCTATCCTACTAG
- a CDS encoding pyridoxal-phosphate dependent enzyme — protein sequence MPSFKSLGEGNTPLVQSISGSSFGELWFKLENCNPSGSYKDRFIAAEMRRLVQRGAKACLATSSGNTGSSLAAYSARFGIKCLIVVNADAPTGKLAQMLAHGAHVLRVPGFVSDANISTTVFDVLRSLSSTYSVPLVVSAFRVCPEGMRGVETIAAELLAHKPDHIFVPVGGGGLYSAVVQGFLNHKQPSPRVHAVQPEGCLTLVAGYLNNSTDIQCVQSTTRISGLSVPNDLDASRGLRLLRQCNGTGIPVSDDDVFAAQKLLAHEEGIYCEPAGATAFAGWRRAVKQGIVGESERSICLVTGHGFKDPDSIERLAESNPSLIIEAPKLAETIIRLLS from the coding sequence TTGCCGTCTTTCAAGTCGCTCGGCGAAGGCAATACTCCCCTGGTCCAGAGCATCTCTGGAAGTTCCTTCGGGGAGCTCTGGTTCAAACTCGAGAATTGCAATCCGTCCGGCTCGTATAAGGACCGCTTTATCGCGGCAGAGATGCGTCGCCTTGTCCAGAGAGGGGCTAAGGCATGTTTGGCCACCTCGTCAGGAAATACAGGCTCATCGCTGGCGGCATATTCAGCCCGCTTTGGGATCAAATGCCTCATCGTTGTCAACGCAGATGCGCCGACGGGCAAACTGGCCCAGATGCTGGCACACGGCGCCCATGTGCTGCGGGTTCCCGGTTTCGTCTCCGATGCAAACATCTCCACTACGGTTTTTGATGTATTGCGCAGCCTCTCCTCAACCTACTCGGTGCCGCTCGTTGTTTCTGCCTTTCGCGTCTGTCCAGAAGGGATGCGCGGCGTGGAGACGATTGCAGCGGAATTATTGGCTCACAAACCAGACCACATCTTTGTTCCGGTAGGAGGCGGCGGCCTATACAGCGCCGTCGTGCAGGGATTTCTCAACCATAAGCAACCCTCTCCACGAGTCCATGCTGTGCAGCCTGAAGGCTGCCTGACACTGGTTGCAGGTTATCTCAACAACTCGACCGACATACAATGCGTTCAGAGTACAACACGCATCAGCGGGTTGTCCGTTCCAAACGATCTGGACGCCAGCAGGGGGCTGCGATTGCTGCGGCAGTGCAATGGCACTGGAATTCCTGTTAGCGACGATGATGTGTTCGCCGCGCAGAAATTACTTGCTCATGAGGAAGGTATCTACTGCGAACCGGCAGGTGCAACCGCATTTGCCGGATGGCGGCGCGCGGTGAAACAAGGAATTGTTGGCGAAAGCGAACGAAGCATTTGTCTCGTAACCGGTCATGGATTTAAAGACCCGGATTCGATCGAGCGCCTTGCCGAATCCAATCCTTCGCTCATCATCGAAGCCCCCAAGCTCGCCGAGACGATCATTCGATTGCTATCGTAA
- a CDS encoding succinylglutamate desuccinylase/aspartoacylase family protein produces MTPDQFKLNNFAPAAKYRDSLKIDDSISLPLLIARGRSAGKTLVVTANIHGDEYEGVRAIFESFDSLDPDQMSGNLVAVPVANPPAFWGGKRSSPVDGKNLARTFPGSQDGTISEKIAFALGYSVISLADFYIDLHSGGVVSSMPSMAGYFTADRRSYEGAVAFGASVIWGHDTVAPGRTVSFATSAGISCIYTEARGAGRIHPEDLDMMKTGIRNLLVYLQILPGSLEPREIPWRLRGDGNTDEGIIASQAGFLLTKVSLLQEVKQGDILGSLVNMHGEVLEDYHAPQDGVIGLVREFPVVAPGDSLFLLTRREI; encoded by the coding sequence ATGACGCCAGATCAATTCAAGCTGAATAATTTTGCGCCTGCAGCTAAATATCGGGACAGCCTAAAAATTGATGACTCTATAAGTTTGCCTTTGCTGATTGCAAGGGGCAGATCGGCGGGAAAGACACTGGTTGTAACGGCCAATATTCATGGCGATGAATATGAGGGTGTGCGGGCTATCTTCGAATCCTTCGATAGTCTCGACCCCGATCAGATGTCGGGGAATTTAGTCGCTGTTCCTGTGGCCAATCCACCTGCGTTTTGGGGAGGCAAGCGTTCTAGTCCAGTGGACGGAAAGAATCTAGCCCGAACTTTTCCAGGATCGCAGGATGGAACCATTTCGGAAAAAATAGCATTTGCCCTCGGATATTCTGTCATTTCGCTGGCCGATTTTTACATTGACCTCCATAGTGGCGGGGTAGTAAGCAGTATGCCTTCGATGGCCGGATATTTTACGGCAGACCGTAGGAGCTATGAAGGGGCTGTAGCATTCGGCGCATCGGTCATATGGGGACACGATACGGTTGCGCCAGGACGAACAGTGTCTTTTGCCACATCGGCTGGTATTTCCTGCATCTATACAGAGGCGCGTGGAGCAGGCCGGATACATCCTGAAGACCTGGACATGATGAAGACCGGTATACGAAATCTCTTGGTGTATCTCCAGATTCTTCCTGGTTCACTGGAGCCGCGAGAAATTCCGTGGCGTCTGAGGGGAGACGGAAATACCGATGAAGGGATTATTGCTTCGCAGGCAGGTTTTTTGCTGACGAAGGTTTCTCTCTTACAGGAAGTCAAACAGGGCGACATTCTTGGCTCTCTTGTGAATATGCACGGTGAGGTACTAGAGGACTACCATGCTCCACAAGATGGCGTAATTGGTTTGGTGCGCGAATTCCCCGTAGTCGCCCCGGGCGACTCCTTGTTCCTTCTGACGCGACGAGAGATATGA
- a CDS encoding aspartate aminotransferase family protein, producing the protein MMGTYEAPKLNVHQREESLRRKAPGSVSRHERALKSLAGGVSSGLRRSAKPFPLYFSSGSGPHIEDVDGNRYVDYMLGWGPLILGHAPAAVSEEIRLHLGRGYTFGGQHDLEFEVAEMIQKIVPCAERVAFANSGTEIVQVALRLARAYTGRQKYLKFEGHYHGWDDSVLLSYHPSATQIAQFYPSPIPVGLGQRVDSGAVVVEWNNQSAVEEAFRVHGAELSAVICEPLLCNSGCIPAKPGFLEFLRKITQANGTLLIFDEVITGFRLALGGAQQHYGIVPDLATFAKAVGGGMPLSVLAGREVYMDRIASGEVVHAGTLNGNPIVLAAAKATLQVLSANGGEAYQRMWSLGETLKEGLLRRFKERNIPVVATAGGPVFQIHLQNKEPHTYRDTLMSNKSFYVDFAVAMLDEGIVLLQDGRWYISAAHGDEEIARTLDATSRALA; encoded by the coding sequence ATGATGGGGACTTATGAGGCACCGAAGCTGAACGTCCATCAACGAGAAGAAAGCCTCAGACGGAAAGCGCCAGGTTCAGTGAGCCGGCATGAGCGCGCATTGAAGTCGTTGGCAGGTGGTGTTTCGAGTGGTTTGCGGAGAAGCGCAAAACCGTTCCCACTATATTTCAGCAGCGGCTCCGGTCCTCATATCGAGGATGTTGATGGCAATCGTTATGTCGACTATATGCTCGGGTGGGGCCCACTTATTCTCGGTCATGCTCCGGCCGCTGTCAGCGAAGAAATTCGTCTCCATTTAGGCCGGGGCTATACATTCGGTGGTCAGCACGATCTCGAATTCGAAGTAGCAGAGATGATTCAGAAGATTGTGCCGTGCGCGGAACGTGTTGCATTTGCCAACAGCGGTACAGAGATTGTGCAGGTCGCTCTCCGGTTGGCGCGTGCCTATACAGGAAGACAGAAATACTTAAAATTCGAAGGTCACTATCACGGATGGGATGACAGTGTTCTGTTGAGCTACCACCCAAGTGCAACGCAGATTGCTCAATTTTACCCGTCTCCTATTCCGGTCGGGTTGGGGCAACGTGTTGACTCAGGGGCTGTGGTTGTCGAGTGGAATAACCAGTCTGCGGTCGAGGAGGCATTTCGTGTGCATGGAGCGGAGTTGTCTGCTGTGATCTGCGAGCCGCTCTTGTGTAATAGCGGGTGCATCCCTGCCAAGCCGGGCTTTCTTGAATTTCTACGCAAGATTACACAGGCAAACGGGACTCTGCTGATCTTCGATGAGGTGATTACAGGGTTCCGACTGGCTCTTGGCGGAGCGCAGCAGCACTATGGCATCGTTCCAGATCTTGCTACCTTCGCAAAGGCAGTTGGGGGTGGAATGCCATTGAGCGTGCTTGCCGGCCGGGAAGTTTATATGGACAGAATCGCTTCAGGGGAAGTTGTTCATGCAGGTACTCTCAATGGCAATCCGATTGTGCTTGCCGCGGCGAAGGCCACTCTACAGGTACTGTCTGCCAATGGTGGAGAGGCATATCAAAGGATGTGGTCTCTTGGAGAAACTCTGAAGGAAGGCCTACTGCGACGATTTAAGGAAAGGAATATCCCAGTTGTCGCTACGGCTGGAGGCCCTGTTTTCCAGATTCACCTACAAAACAAAGAACCACATACATATCGCGATACTCTCATGTCCAATAAGAGCTTCTATGTTGATTTTGCTGTGGCGATGCTCGATGAGGGCATAGTCCTGTTGCAGGACGGTCGCTGGTATATTTCTGCCGCGCATGGAGATGAGGAAATCGCAAGGACTTTGGATGCGACGAGCCGGGCGTTGGCATGA
- a CDS encoding dihydrodipicolinate synthase family protein, protein MATLTGVVPPIGTPLTDGDRVDEAGLRRLTQYLLGAGVDGIFTNGSMGGFAFLTDDEQLRAIATVAAEVNNTVPVMAGVGETSTVRAVQKAKLIAREGVDFLSLLAPFYYPPTQEQLIAYFSEIAAAVDLPIFIYDNPGATKTYIHPETVALLREQIPHFVGVKESNQDCVNLQKLIELNQVEGFSIMTGSEFLIVVGMQMGCSGFVGGLHNICPQIAVALYRAFHRGDLEQAKKLQRDLTAVWQIFRYGSIWGAFDEALRYLGIAQRATGAPYITKLSHEETGIVHDLLDQYVKPYLVATVS, encoded by the coding sequence TTGGCCACCCTGACAGGTGTAGTTCCTCCCATCGGCACACCGCTTACCGATGGAGATCGCGTAGATGAAGCAGGTCTTCGACGCTTGACACAGTATTTGCTGGGAGCCGGTGTGGACGGTATTTTCACAAACGGTAGCATGGGAGGATTCGCGTTCCTCACCGACGATGAACAACTGCGAGCAATAGCCACAGTCGCCGCGGAGGTAAACAATACAGTTCCAGTCATGGCCGGTGTCGGTGAGACTAGTACGGTAAGGGCTGTGCAAAAGGCAAAACTAATAGCCAGAGAGGGCGTCGATTTTCTCTCGCTTCTGGCACCTTTCTATTACCCCCCTACTCAAGAACAGTTGATTGCGTACTTCTCTGAGATAGCCGCCGCAGTTGATCTGCCGATTTTCATCTACGACAATCCAGGCGCGACCAAGACCTACATTCATCCTGAAACTGTGGCCCTTCTGCGCGAGCAGATACCCCATTTTGTCGGGGTCAAGGAGAGCAATCAGGATTGCGTCAATCTTCAAAAGCTGATTGAGCTAAATCAGGTAGAGGGATTCAGCATCATGACCGGCAGCGAATTCCTCATTGTCGTCGGAATGCAAATGGGCTGTTCGGGATTCGTCGGCGGATTACACAATATCTGCCCTCAAATCGCGGTTGCCCTCTATCGCGCGTTCCATCGCGGCGATCTCGAACAGGCCAAGAAACTGCAACGTGACCTGACTGCAGTCTGGCAGATTTTCCGTTACGGCAGCATCTGGGGAGCATTCGACGAGGCGCTTCGTTATCTTGGCATTGCCCAGCGAGCAACAGGTGCTCCTTATATAACAAAACTGTCCCACGAAGAAACCGGAATTGTGCACGATCTCTTAGACCAGTATGTCAAACCTTATCTGGTGGCAACCGTAAGCTAA